Part of the Candidatus Desulfofervidus auxilii genome is shown below.
TCTGCCCCCGAACGCCAACATCCAGGTGGTAATCCAGCTTTGAGGCAGGTATGGTCAAGAAATGTATCTCTGTCCCAACCATGTTCTGTTGCTACTTGAGGTAAAAGGACTCCACGATTAAATCCCTTTATTAAGTAAATTCCATGTACACCTACTTTTATCTGATTTACATCTGTAATCCTCTCTAAAGGAGAAAGAACTGATATTTCAATTTCAATATTTTTCATCTCTTCTAAGCTTACTGGAGGAAAACGAGGATCACGAAATGCTGCTTCAATCGCCATTTCCTGAACAGTGAGATAAAGGGGTTTTTCTCCTATAAGAGAACCAATACAACCTCTTAATTGACCATTTTTGTGTAGTGTAACAAAGGCTCCACAATATTTTGTAAGTTCGGATTCATCAACTCGCACTTGAGGTAATTCTCGATTTTGAAGTGTAGCCATAATGGTATCCCGAGCAAGGGATAATAAAAATTTTTTTTGTTCTTTATTAAGAGACATTTTAACTTTCCCCCAATTCTTTTTCTCTTACTTTAAAAATAACTTGTTTTTGCAATGCTTCTAGTTTAGGACCTAATTCTACTGGAAATGTTTCAGGATTAACTAAACGTTTATAAGTGTCATCCAGCATAGAGAATTCTAATTGAAATCTTTCTCTGATTTCATTTAATGAAGGTGATGATTGCAATCTTTTTCCTTTTTTCATAACTGGTTTTAACAAAGGTTCTCCTTCAAGCTCCTCATCTCTTAAAGCAATAATGTCTTTTTTAAGAGAATTTCCATCTGTTATTCTAAAAACCTGTTTTTCACCTACTAAAGTCCTTTTTCCTGTACTTAATTTTAGTACTGGACGTCCATCATAATTAACAAGCTTATAAGCAATGTCTGCATAAGGGGCATCAGCTGAAACACCCATTTTTGTACCTACACCAAATGCATCTATCTCTGCTCCTTCCTCAATAACTTTAGCAATTTTATATTCATCAAAACCACCACTGGCAAAGATAGAAATATCATTAAGTCCTGCTTCTTTAAAAATTGCCTTTACTTCTTTACTTAAAGATGCCATATCACCGCTATCAAGTCTCACACCTTTTAATTTTTTCCCTCTATTTAACATTTCTTTTCCTACAATAGCTGCTTTGTGTGCACCAATAATAGTATCATAGGTATCAATTAAAAAAACTGTATCTTCAGGAAACATTTCTGCAAATGCTCTAAATGCATCTATTTCTCTTTCAAAGCTTGTGACAAAGGAATGCGCCATGGTACCAAAAACAGGAATGTTGTATAGTTTTCCAGCTAATACATTGCTTGTTCCTATAAAACCTGCAATATAACTTACCCTTGCTACTTTAAGACCTGCATCTATTCCTTGAGTGCGCCTTAAAGAAAAATCCACTAATTTTTTTCCTTTAGCTGCATGAACACACCTAGCTGCTTTAGTAGCAATTGTTACCTGAAGATTTATAGCATTCATTACAAAGGTTTCTACTAACTGTGCTTCAATGATAGGGGCAGTTATTTCTAAAATAGGTTCATCTTTAAAGAATAATCTACCTTCAGGAATGGCAAAAACATCTCCTGTGAAACGAAGAGTACTTAAATAATGTAAAAAATCTTTTGAAAAGAAAGAAAGGCTATCAAGATAGTCTAAATCTTCTTGATCGAAATGAAAAGATTCTAAAAATTCTAAAACATCTTCGAGTCCTGCACTAACAAAATAGCCTCGATTTGGTGGATATTCTCGGATAAAAAGACTAAAAGTTGCCGGTGCAAACATTTTTTTCTGATAATAACAAGCAGCCATAGTAAATTCATAAAAATCTGTTATAAGGGCAAGATTATTTGGTCTCATTCCTCTCCCTCAAAGATTAACGCATTCTAGCTTAATTTTTCAAAACAGGCAAGAAATTAAGATTAGTGAGAATTAAGAGGATTAAAATTTAAGTATTTCATCTTCTTTTTTCTTTAATGCTTCTTCTACTTTTTTGATAAATTCATCAGTAATTTTTTGTACTTCTTCTTGTCCACGATGAAATTCGTCTTCGCTAATTTCTTTATTTTTTTTCATTTTTTTCAGTGTTTCATTAGCATCTCGGCGAATTTGTCTAATGGCTACTTTTGCTTCTTCTCCAATTTTATGTACTACTTTCACTAATTCTTTCCGCCTTTCCTCAGTTAGTGGGGGAATAGAAATACGGATAATTTTACCATCATTTGTAGGAGTTAATCCTAAATCTGATTTAAGGATAGCTTTTTCAATAGCTCCTAAAGATGAAGGATCCCAGGGTTGTATAGTGATAAGACGGCTTTCTGGTACAGAAATAGAGGCAAGCTGATTAAGAGGGGTTGGAGTACCATAATAGTCTACTTTTATTTCTTCTACTAATGCTACCGAAGCCCTACCTGTACGTATTTTCCCTAAATCATGCTCTAATACTTGTAATGTTTTTTTCATTCGAGTCCTTGCATCTTTATATACTTCATCTAACATAATTATCCCTCCTCAACAGACTTTAGTGCCAACTGGTTCACCAAAAATTGCCTTTTTAATGTTGCCAGGGATATTAATATTAAAGATAATAATAGGTAATTTATTTTCCATGCAAAGGGAAACAGCTGTTGCATCCATTACTTGAAGTTTTTTCTCTAACATTTCCATATAAGAAAGTTCATCATATTTTTTAGCATCAGCATATTGAAGAGGATCTTTTTCATAAACACCATCTACTTTAGTTGCTTTTAAAATTACTTCAGCCTTGATTTCGGCTGCACGAAGTGCAGCTGCTGTATCTGTAGTGAAATAAGGATTACCAGTACCAGCGCTAAAGATTACTATACGTCCTTTTTCCAAATGTCTAATAGCACGACGACGAATATAGGGCTCAGCCACTGCTCGCATAGGAATAGCAGTCATAACTCTTACTTCCATACCTTCTTTTTCTAAGGCTACTTGAAGGGCAAGGGCATTGATAACTGTTGCCAACATACCCATATAATCACCAGTAGCTTGGTCTATACCTAAGGCTTTTGCTTGGCGTCCTCGAAATATATTACCGCCACCTATCACAATTGCAGATTGAACACCAATTTTTACTATTTCAGCAATTTCTTTAGCTAAAAATTTTAAGACATCTGGACTTATACCAAAGGATTGTTCTCCTAAAAGTGCTTCACCACTAATTTTAAGCACTACCCTTTGATACTTGAGTTTCATCTGCCAATTTTTCTCCTAATTGAAACCGAACAAAACGGCGAATTACTATTTTTTCACCTGTTTTTGCTACCAATTCATTTAATAAATCTTTGACTTTTAAAGAATCATCACGAATGTAGGGCTGTTCTAATAAACAAGCTTCTTCAAAAAATTTTTCTAATTTACCTTCTACAATCCTTTCTATTACTTTTTCTGGCTTACCTGAGGCAATTGCTTGTTGACGGTAAATCTCTCTTTCTCTTTCAATTATCTCTGAAGATAAGTCTTCTTTACTTACAACTAAAGGATTAGTAGCAGCAATTTGCATAGCAATCTCTTTAACAAATTTCTGAAAGTCTTCTGTCCTAGCAACAAAGTCCGTTTCACAATTAACTTCTACTAATACGCCAATTTTACCACCTGCATGAATATAGGCATGAACAAGACCTTCTAATGCTGTCCTACCTGCCCTTTTTTGAGCCTTAGCCATTCCCTTTTTTCGCAACCATTCAATTGCTTTCTCCATATCCCCTTGCGACGCCTCTAATGCATGCTTGCAATCCATAATCCCCGCACCAGTCCTTTCCCTTAATTCCTTTATTTGAGCCATACTTACTGGCATTTTTCCCTCCTATTCTCCTAGAGATTGTTCTGATGCCATTTCTTCAGAAGCAACTGATTCTGCTGGTATCTCTTCAGCTGCTTCCTCGGCTAATGTAGCCATCTCTTTCTCATACCTTTCTTTCCCTTCAATACATGCATCAGCAATACGAGAAGTAATTAAACGAATAGCCCGAATGGCATCATCATTACCTGGTATGACATAATCTATTTCATCAGGATCACAATTTGTATCTACAATAGCAACAATGGGAATACCAAGTTTTCTTGCTTCATGAACAGCAATCTTTTCTTTGTGAGGATCAACAATATAAAGAACACCGGGCAATTCTTCCATATCTTTTATACCTTCAAGGTTTTTTCTCAATTTTTCAATTCGACGCTGAATCTGTAATGCCTCTTTTTTAGTAAAGTTTTGAATAGTGCCATCTTCAACCATACTTTCCAATTTCTTTAATTTTTCAATGCTTTTCTTAATAGTCTGAAAATTGGTTAAAGTGCCACCTAACCAACGATTACTTACATAGAACATACCACACCGTTTAGCTTCTTCTTCTATTGCTTCTTTTGCTTGACGTTTTGTCCCAACAAATAAAACTTTCTTCCCTTGAGCTACTTGTTCAACAATAAAGTCATAGGCAATTTTAAAGAGTTGGACTGTTTTTTGTAAATCAATGATATAAATGCCATTACGTGCTCCAAAGATATAAGGTTTCATCTTTGGATTCCAACGCCTTGTTTGGTGACCAAAATGTACACCAGCTTCTAATAATTCTTTCATCGTCACATAGGCCATAAAACCTCCTCCTTAATTTTTAAAAATAATGCAGGAGAGACATATCACATTGTATCCTATTTTGCAAGGTATTATGTCCGATAATAAGCGTTTAATTTTACATATTCTGGTGTCAAATCACAAGCATACCAAGTGATTGTTTTATTACCTCTGTGAAAATAAATTTTAATATTTATCTCTTTTTGAGTAAGATATTTTTTAGCTTCATCTTCTTTTCCTTGCCCTATCCCAGATTTTACTAGACATAAATTACCAAAATAAATATCAATCTTTTTAGGATCAAATTTTATACCAGACCGACCAATAGCAGCCATAATACGACCCCAATTTGGGTCACCTCCATAAATGGCAGTTTTTACTAAAAGAGAGTTAGCTAAAGTTGAAGCTATTTTTTCAGCTGCTTTTATAGATGGTGCTCCATGAATTTCAATAGTAATAAATTTAGATGCCCCTTCTCCATCCTTAACAATCATCTTAGCCAATTCAGATGCTACTTCAAAAAGACATTCTTCAAAAATGGGATGCACTTTTTCTAAAATATGATTTTTTGCATAACCATTAGCTAAAATTAAAGCAGTATCATTTGTACTAGTATCTCCATCTACTGAAATGCGATTAAATGTTTGAGATACAATTTTTTTAAAAATAACAGATAGTGGCTTATGGGCAATAGCTATATCTGTAAGAAAAAAGGCAAGCATTGTTGCCATATTGGGCATGATCATGCCTGCCCCTTTAGCAAAACCTAAAAGGGAAAAAACAGTATCGTTAATTTTTCCTTTTTTAAATACTATTTTTGGAAATGTATCAGTAGTCATAATTGCCTTAGCAGCCTCCTCCCATCCAACAGGTTTTAAGGAGGAAAGAAGTTTTTTAATACCATTGCGGATATCTCCCATAGGTAATGGTTCACCAATTATTCCAGTTGAGCAAATAAGTGTGTATTTTTCAGGAATTTTTAATCCTTTAGCCACAAGGGCAGTCATCTCTTTAGCATCTTTTTCTCCCTGTCTTCCTGTACAAGCATTGGCATTACCACTATTAATAATAATAGCCTGAGCCAGACCTGATTTTACCCTTTTTTTAGTCAATTTAACTGGTGCTGCCTTTACTTGATTGCAAGTAAATGTACCAGCAACTGTTGCTGGTTTTTCACTATAAATAAGCACCATATTGACAGCAGATTTAGTAGTACTTACTAAGAAACCAGGAATATTTATTTTTTTATTATACATTTCTTCCACAACAATGCTTGTATTTCTTTCCACTTCCACAGGGACAAGGCTCATTACGCCCAATTTTTCTAGTTTTACGTCTTACTGGTGTCCTCTTTGTCTCTTCACCATGACTTAAACGCATATCCTTTGGAGTTTCAGGACGTAAATCTGCAATTTCTTCTTCTCTTCTGATTTCTACTCTAAAAAGATGGGCAATAGTTTGTTCTTTAATTCTTTCAATCATTTCATGAAACATCATAAATCCTTCACGCTTATATTCTTGAAGAGGATCCTTTTGTCCATAACCTCTCAACCCAATACCTTCTCTTAAATAGTCCATAGAAATGAGGTGTTCTCGCCAAAGGGTATCTACTACTTGTAATACAATATATCTTTCTAAAAAACGCATATTTTCAGAACCAAAAAGCTTTTCTTTTTCAAAATAGGCATTTTTAGCCATTTCAGTAATATAAGAATATAATGCCTCTTGAGAAGAAGGATAGGGATTAAATTTTTCTAAAGATAAATTAAATGTTTGTTCTACTTGCTTTTTTAAACCTTCATAATCCCATTCTTCTGGATGGATGTTTTTAGGACAGTATGTTTCTATCAATCTTTCAGCAACATCTTCTATCATGCCTAAAATAGTTTCTTTAAGATTGCCTGCCATAGCTTCTCGCCGTTGACGATAAATGATTTCCCTTTGTTCATTAAGAACATCATCATATTCAAGAAGCTGCTTTCTGATTTCAAAGTTATGAGCTTCTACCCTTTTTTGAGCATTTTCAATAGCCTTTGAGACCCATTTATGCTCAATAGGCTCATCTTCATTCATACCAAAACGATCCATTAATGATGAAAGACGTTCTCCACCAAAAAGACGCAACAAGTCATCTTCTAAAGAAAGATAAAATCTGGAGGAACCGGGATCTCCTTGTCTTCCTGCCCTACCTCGAAGCTGATTATCTATCCGGCGACTTTCATGCCTTTCTGTACCAATAATGTGTAATCCACCTAGTTCTGCTACACCTTCTCCTAACACAATGTCTGTACCTCGACCAGCCATATTAGTAGCAATAGTTACTCTGCCTTTTTGACCTGCTAAAGCAACAATTTCAGCTTCTTTTGCATGATGCTTAGCATTTAAAACGGCATGAGGAATACCTTCTTTTTTCAGCATTTCACTTAATCTTTCTGATTTTTCAATAGAAACAGTACCTACCAAAACAGGTCTTCCTTGTTTATAAAGTTCTTTAATCTCTCTTACAACAGCCTTAAACTTTGCCCTTTCTGTCTTATAAATTACATCTGGATAATCAATGCGAATCATCTCTTTATGTGTAGGAATAACTACTACATCAAGATTATAAATCTCTTTAAATTCAGCAGCCTCAGTTTCAGCAGTACCTGTCATACCAGCTAATTTTTCATACATCCTAAAGTAATTTTGAAAGGTAATGGTAGCTAGTGTTTGATATTCACTTTGAACCTCAACCCCTTCTTTTGCCTCTAAGGCTTGATGCAAACCTTCGCTATAACGTCTTCCTGGCATAAGGCGTCCAGTAAATTCATCTACAATAATTACCTTTCCATCCTTAACAATATAATCTCTATCCTTTTTAAAAAGATGATGTGCTCTTAAACATTGATAAATAACATGAAGTACTTCTATATAACGAGGATCATAAAGATTTTCTATTTTTAAAAGTTTTTCCATTTTGGCTACCCCAGCCTCAGTTAGGGCAGCTGTTTTTGTTTTTTCATCTAGTGTAAAATCTATATCCTTTTTTAAATGAGGAATAAGACGATTTATTTGATAAAATAAGGCAGTACTGCGTTCAGCAGGGCCTGAAATAATAAGAGGAGTACGAGCCTCATCAATCAAAATACTGTCTACTTCATCTACAATTGCATAATAATGACCTCTTTGGACTACTTCAGAAATATCAAATTTCATATTATCTCTTAAGTAATCAAAACCAAATTCATTGTTTGTTCCATAAGTAATATCTGCATCATATGCCTTTTTTCGTTCTATATCATCCATATCATGCAAAATAACCCCAACTTCTAAACCCAAAAATCTATAAATACCACCCATCCATTCACTATCCCTTTTAGCCAGATAATCATTTACAGTAACAATATGTACTCCTTTACCAAGTAATGCATTTAAATAAGCAGGCATAGTAGCAGCTAGTGTTTTTCCTTCGCCTGTTTTCATCTCTGCAATCTTTCCTTCATGTAAAACAATGCCACCAATAACTTGAACATCAAAAGGACGCTGACCCAATACCCTTACTGCTGCTTCACGCACTACTGCAAATGCCTCTGGTAAGAGATCATCTAAAGTGGCACCTCTTTCTAATTTTTCTTTAAATTCTTTTGTTTTTTCCTTTAATTGAGCATCACTTAATTTTCTTATATTTGGTTCTAATTGATTAATTCTGTCTACAATAGCAGAAAGACGATTAAGCTCTCTTTCATTTTTTGTACCAACAATTTTAGTCAAAAGTTTAAAAAGCATAATACATTCCTCCAACTACTTCAAATTGAGCTAACTTAATATAGCGCTCTAACAAATTATATTCAAGTAAGATTATCCTTTAATAGAAAATCTATTTTTTCTTTTAGTTGTTGAAATGTGAAAGGCTTAGATAAAAAGGCATCTGCTCCAGCAGATAGAAAGATTTGAATTTCTCCATATCCACTTATACCTAAAATGGGTAAGAAAGGACTATCTTTTTTTATTTTTTGTATTAGCCATAGACCATCTTTGCCAGGTAGATTTCCGTCAGTTATAATAAGATTATACTGATTTTTATTAAAGAGCTTTAAAGCCATTTCAGCACTAAATGCAATATCCACAAAATAACCTAACATATAAAGAAATTGTGAAATAACCTCAGCTACATCTTTATCATCTTCTACTAACAATATCCTTAACATAAGGATTTATTACTACTTTTAGTTGAAAACGTCAAGAATTCAACAATTGGTTTATAGACTGCTTCTCAAAATAAGGTTATGAATAAACGAAATGAAACGAATTATTTCTAATATAGAAATAGGGGAAAAAATAAGATTTTTTCGGAAACAAAAGGGGCTTACACTGATGCAATTGGCAGAAAAGATAGGAGTATCTTTTCAACAGATACAAAAATATGAAAAAGGATATGATCGCATCTGTGTAGAAAGATTACAACAAATTGCTCAAGCTATAGGAATTCCTATTTCTTATTTTTTTACAAATTTTAATGAAGTTTATTATGTCCAAGAGAAAGCATCTAGTTATGATTTAATTCCAAAAGAATTACAGGAAATCCTACCATTAACAAAAGAAGAAATTATTGCCATTAAAAATTTGAGGAGTTTGAATAAAAAAATCAAAAAAAATTTTCTTGAAATCTTAGATTCTCTTTCAAAAAAAACAAAATAAATCTTCAGATTGAAAAAACAAAGCTTTAATGTTAGAAATAAACAAAATGAAGTGTCCATTTTGTGGAGCGTTGGAAAATAAAGTAGTAGATTCAAGATTAAGTCGAGATAATACAGCCATTAGAAGAAGAAGAGAATGTTTAAAATGTGGTCGTAGGTTTACTACATATGAATATATAGAAGAAACTCAATTAATGGTTATTAAAAAAGATGGAAGGCGTGAACCTTTTAGTCCTCAAAAGGTACTTGAAGGAATAAAAAAGGCTTGTCAAAAGCGCCCTATTAGTATTGAGCAGATGGAAGAATTTGTAAGAGAATTAGAGCAAAGTTATCAAGAGATGGGATTAAGAGAAGTACCTACTTCTGATATTGGTGAGAAAGTAATGGCAAAATTACATGAATGGGATAAGGTCGCTTATGTAAGATTTGCTTCTGTTTACCGAGATTTTAAAGATGTCCATGAATTTATGCGAGAATTAGAAGAAATTTTAGCCCATAAAAAAGAAAAGAATGGATAAATTTTTTTATATACGTCGCACTATAAAACTGGCAAAAAGGGCATTAGGACGTACTTCACCCAATCCATTGGTAGGTGCAGTTATTGTAAAAAATGGACGCATTATAGGTGAAGGTTATCATAAAAAAGCAGGTTTACCTCATGCAGAGATAGAAGCTATTAAAGCAGCAGGAAGAAAAGCAAAAGGGGCTGATTTATATGTTACTCTTGAGCCCTGCAATCATTATGGACGAACACCACCTTGCACAGAGGCTATTTTAAAGGCTGGTATAAAACGAGTATTTGTTGGAATGAGAGACCCAAATCCGCATGTAAAAGGTGGTGGAGTAGAATATTTAAGAAGTAAAGGAGTAGAAGTAGAAACAGGCATTTTAGAAGAAGAGTGTCGTCGCTTAAATGAAGTATTCATTAAATATGTTACTACTGGATTTCCTTTTGTTAGTTTAAAGTTAGCAGCTACACTGGATGGTAAAATTGCTTTAGCTAATAAAACTACATGGATTACTAATGAAAATTCAAGAATTTTTGTTCACCGTTTACGGGATATACATGATGCTATTTTAGTAGGAATTAACACTATTCTTAAAGACAATCCTTCATTAACTACAAGATTACCAAAAAGAAAAGGAAAAGACCCCATAAGGATTATTTTAGATACAAATTTACGTATCCCTTTAGAAGCAAAGGTACTTCATTTAGATTCTCCAGCAAAAACAGTTATTGTTACTTCTTTTAATGCACCTTCAGAAAAGATAAAAAAATTAAAAGCATTGGGAACAGAAGTTTGGCAAGTAGATTTAGAAAATGGAAAATTATCATTAAAAGAGGTTTTAAAACTTTTAGGAAATAAACAAATTACTTCTGTTTTGATAGAAGGTGGAGCAAAAGTAGCAGCCAGTTTTTTACAACAAAAATTAGTAGATAAAATTTATTTTTTTTATGCCCCAAAGATTTTTGGAGCAGAAAATCTATCCATGATTGCAGAATTAGGTATTGATTCTGCAGATAAAGCTATTTTATTAAAAGAAGTGTCTTTAAGAAGATTTGATAATGATATTTTAATAATTGGTTATCCTCAATACAGATGAAAAAAACTCCTTTATTCGAAATTCATCAAAGATTAAAAGCAAAAATGGAACCATTTGCTGGATGGTTAATGCCCATTCAATATGAAAGTATAATTTCTGAGCATCATTGGACAAGAAATTACTGTTCACTCTTTGATACTTGCCATATGGGAGAATTTATTATTTATGGTCATCTTAAGGAAAATAATTTAAATAAAGTTATAACTGCTGATTTGGAAAGTATGGAAATAGGAAAATGTTCTTATGGCTTTATGTTAAATGAAAAAGGCGGAATTATTGATGATCTCATTGTATATAAATTAGCTGAAGATAAATGGATGTTAGTAGTAAATGCTGAACCTTTGAATAAAGATGAAATACATTTAAAAAATTATATTAAAACAGAGATAGAAAATATTTCTTTTAAAACAGCTAAACTTGATTTACAAGGGCCTCTTTCAAGAGAAATTTTAAAAAATATAGTTGGTCAAGATATTGATAAGTTAAAGTATTATCATTTTGATTATTTTCCTATTTTAGGTGAAAATGTTTTAATTAGCCGTACAGGTTATACAGGAGAACTTGGTTATGAGTTGTATATAAATAGTGATAAAGCAGTAGACTTGTGGCATCTATTACTTTCAAACAAGAGAGTAAAACCTGCTGGTTTAGGAGCAAGGGATACATTAAGATTAGAAATGGGTTATCCACTTTATGGACAAGACATAACCGAAAAAACTACACCATTAGAAGCAGATTTAGAAAGATTTGTAAATTTTGAAAAGGAGTTTATTGGGAAAACAGCTCTTTTAAGACAAAAAGAAATAGGAATAAAGAAAAAACTTGTGTGTCTTATAGCAAGTTCACGTCGTGCGCCAAGGCACGGTTATAAAATATATTTAAATAATAAAGAAATTGGCTTTATTACCAGTGGTACATTCTCACCAAGTCTTGCTTGCGGAATAGGTATGGGTTATGTGGAAATAGATTATTGTGAATTAGGTATGAAAGTTTTTATTAAAGAAGATAAGATAGAAATAGAGGCTACTATTACCAAAAGACCATTTTATAAAGAAGGTTCATTAAGGAGATAAATGGAGGTAAAAATGCATATTCCTGAAGGATTATTTTATACTAAGGAACATGAATGGATAAAAATAGAAAATAATTTAGGAGAAATTGGCATTACTGATTATGCTCAAAATGCATTAGGTGATGTTACATTTGTAGAATTACCTAAAATAGGAGATAAAATTAAACAATTTGAACCTTTTGCTTCTATTGAATCAGTGAAGGCAGTTTCTGACGTATATGCTCCTATGTCAGGAAAAGTAATAAAAATAAATGAAAAACTTTCTACATCTCCTGAATTAATCAATAAATCTCCATATGAAGAAGGTTGGCTAATAGTAATAGAAATTGCTGATAAGAAGGAAAAAGAAAACCTTATGTCTGCTAAAGATTATAAAAAATATTTAGAGGAAATTGTATGAGTTACATACCTCATACTCAAGAAGAAGTTGAAGAGATGCTTAAAATCATTGGTGTTTCTTCTATAGAAGAATTGTTTGTTGATATTGGTGAAGAACTTAGACCTAAATCATTTAATCTGCCAGAAGGTAAGTCTGAATTTGAAGTAAAAGAAGATATTAAAAAAATTTCACAAAAAAATAATTATTCTCTTATTTATTTTTTAGGTGGTGGTGTATATGACCATTATATTCCAGCAATAGTAGATGCCCTTTCTTCTCGTAGTGAATTTTACACTGCTTATACTCCATATCAGCCAGAATGTTCGCAAGGTATATTACAAACAATGTATGAATATCAAACAGCCATTTGTATCTTAACTGACATGGATATAGCTAATGCTTCCCTTTATGATGGTGGCACTGCTTTATGTGAAGCAGTAATGATGGCTTTAAGGATTACAGAGAGGAAAAAAATTATTATAGATGGAGGAATAAATCCTATCTATCAAAAAATGCTCTTTACCTATACAGCAAATCTTCCTCTTGAAATTATTAAACTTCCTCCTAACATTGGACAAGCAGACAGAGATAAAATTTACAAACATTTAGATGAAAAAACAGCTGCTATCATTTTACAAAACCCAAATTTTTTTGGCACAATTGATGATCATACAGATATTATAGAAAAGGCACATAGTTTTGGAGCATTAGTGATAGAATCTGTTTATCCAATTTCTCTAGGACTTATAAAAACACCT
Proteins encoded:
- the gcvPA gene encoding aminomethyl-transferring glycine dehydrogenase subunit GcvPA, translating into MSYIPHTQEEVEEMLKIIGVSSIEELFVDIGEELRPKSFNLPEGKSEFEVKEDIKKISQKNNYSLIYFLGGGVYDHYIPAIVDALSSRSEFYTAYTPYQPECSQGILQTMYEYQTAICILTDMDIANASLYDGGTALCEAVMMALRITERKKIIIDGGINPIYQKMLFTYTANLPLEIIKLPPNIGQADRDKIYKHLDEKTAAIILQNPNFFGTIDDHTDIIEKAHSFGALVIESVYPISLGLIKTPGAMGADIVVGEGQSLGIPLAFGGPYLGFLACKEKFVRKMPGRIVGATVDKEGKRGFVLTLQTREQHIRRQKATSNICTNAALCALRAIIYLSILGKEGFIELAKLNYYKSEFTKKKLKEIGIEIINSPTFNEFVVYLKKDANEIAKIMIDKGFVAGLPLGNFYKGMENYLLIAVTEKRKKEEILNFVETLKDAINL